A region of Pyxidicoccus parkwaysis DNA encodes the following proteins:
- a CDS encoding SMI1/KNR4 family protein: MADIIETLLALKERLEREKGLPLQSIQLTPVDPKELRRLEDALGPVIPPAYLQFITRHGLFSATDAHGQERARMLSPSEVLEEHTWQKECIEEGVFGDEEDELEASRQEAKVRSRLVPFQYVTHYVRDFYVFDMGLRRDTGPLIFAAHHDDFDLAPWLLDEAPDVSGCTFDFDEHLRWVLRECMEGGRWGR; encoded by the coding sequence GTGGCTGACATCATTGAAACCCTCCTCGCCCTGAAGGAGCGCCTCGAGCGCGAGAAGGGCCTTCCCCTCCAGTCGATTCAACTGACGCCCGTCGACCCGAAGGAGCTCCGGCGCCTGGAGGACGCCCTGGGCCCGGTGATTCCTCCGGCGTACCTCCAGTTCATCACCCGGCACGGCCTGTTCTCCGCGACGGACGCACACGGCCAGGAGCGCGCGCGGATGCTGAGCCCCTCCGAGGTGCTGGAGGAGCACACCTGGCAGAAGGAATGCATCGAGGAGGGCGTGTTCGGTGACGAGGAGGACGAGCTCGAGGCCTCACGCCAGGAGGCGAAGGTCAGGTCCCGGCTCGTCCCGTTCCAGTACGTCACGCACTACGTGCGCGACTTCTACGTCTTCGACATGGGGCTGCGCCGGGACACCGGGCCGCTCATCTTCGCGGCCCACCACGACGACTTCGACCTGGCGCCCTGGCTGCTGGACGAAGCCCCCGACGTCTCCGGCTGCACCTTCGACTTCGACGAGCACCTGCGTTGGGTGCTCCGTGAGTGCATGGAAGGGGGACGGTGGGGACGGTAG
- the trxA gene encoding thioredoxin: MMAAVEITKDNFKETVAKEGIVILDWWAAWCGPCRAFAPTFEAASTKHPDIVFGKIDTDAQPELSGAFEIRSIPTLMVFRDGILLFEQAGALPAAALEDLVKQVRALDMVQVKKEVEARRASETPQA, encoded by the coding sequence ATCATGGCGGCGGTGGAAATCACGAAGGACAACTTCAAGGAGACGGTGGCCAAGGAAGGCATCGTCATCCTGGACTGGTGGGCGGCGTGGTGTGGCCCGTGTCGGGCCTTCGCGCCCACGTTCGAGGCGGCCTCCACGAAGCACCCGGACATCGTCTTCGGGAAGATTGATACGGACGCCCAGCCGGAGCTCTCCGGCGCGTTCGAGATTCGCTCAATCCCCACGCTGATGGTCTTCCGGGACGGCATCCTGCTCTTCGAGCAGGCCGGGGCGCTCCCGGCCGCCGCGCTGGAGGACCTGGTGAAGCAGGTGCGCGCGCTCGACATGGTGCAGGTGAAGAAGGAAGTCGAGGCGCGACGCGCCAGCGAGACGCCCCAGGCCTGA
- a CDS encoding outer membrane protein: MKAKILAGAVAALMYGTAASAAGGDCPPPRASADSASHGVMLAQAQDEQPVQGDVQEEDTVIETEPAPGAAGSAQDPLLNEGVGGSGTAGQQDVNQQGVNQQDLGQQNEGIGGSGKQGEMLLKCQPVNQGTGGSGAIEAPAPAPAPSQQELTPPPSEQLPPPSSQEVTPPSQSETYPQQNATGGSGISQAPTPPPEYAPSAAAAEPIQPLETEKKKEKNDMRGLSLMVGGGVEGYTGALAPQISPGATAGVTAAIRPSKVFGVELGYSGALNNVKVGGSSEGVTSGPDLVRNGGTAVATLGLMATSWQPYVLGGIGISDYNFRGGEALGYRDDTVGSVPAGVGLRGAVGHFTVDARANYNFLFDKEFAPGVASGGGDFENGGSYQGTVSVGGTF, translated from the coding sequence ATGAAAGCGAAGATTCTGGCGGGCGCCGTCGCGGCGCTCATGTACGGCACGGCGGCCAGCGCCGCCGGCGGCGACTGCCCGCCTCCACGGGCCAGCGCTGACAGCGCCTCGCACGGGGTGATGCTGGCCCAAGCGCAGGACGAACAGCCCGTGCAGGGCGACGTCCAGGAGGAGGATACCGTCATCGAGACGGAGCCCGCGCCCGGCGCGGCAGGCTCCGCGCAGGACCCTCTGCTCAATGAGGGCGTGGGCGGCAGCGGCACCGCGGGACAGCAGGACGTGAATCAGCAGGGCGTGAATCAGCAGGACCTGGGTCAGCAGAACGAGGGCATCGGCGGCAGCGGGAAGCAGGGTGAGATGCTCCTGAAGTGCCAGCCGGTGAACCAGGGCACCGGCGGCAGCGGGGCCATCGAGGCTCCAGCACCGGCCCCGGCTCCGTCGCAGCAGGAGCTGACGCCACCGCCGTCGGAGCAACTGCCTCCGCCGTCATCCCAGGAGGTGACGCCGCCGTCGCAATCCGAGACGTACCCGCAGCAGAACGCCACCGGCGGTAGCGGCATCTCGCAGGCGCCTACGCCTCCTCCTGAGTACGCCCCCTCGGCGGCGGCCGCCGAGCCGATTCAGCCGCTCGAGACGGAGAAGAAGAAGGAGAAGAACGACATGCGCGGCCTGTCGCTGATGGTGGGCGGCGGTGTGGAGGGCTACACCGGAGCCCTGGCGCCGCAAATCAGCCCTGGCGCCACCGCGGGTGTGACGGCGGCCATCCGGCCCTCCAAGGTGTTCGGCGTCGAGCTGGGCTACAGCGGCGCGTTGAACAACGTCAAGGTCGGTGGCTCCTCAGAAGGCGTGACGTCCGGTCCGGACCTCGTCCGCAACGGCGGCACGGCCGTGGCGACGCTGGGCCTGATGGCCACCAGTTGGCAGCCGTACGTGCTGGGCGGCATCGGCATCAGCGACTACAACTTCCGCGGCGGCGAGGCGCTGGGCTACCGGGATGACACCGTGGGCAGCGTGCCCGCGGGCGTGGGCCTGCGCGGCGCCGTCGGTCACTTCACCGTGGACGCGCGCGCCAACTACAACTTCCTCTTCGACAAGGAGTTCGCCCCGGGTGTCGCGTCCGGCGGCGGCGACTTCGAGAATGGCGGCAGCTACCAGGGCACCGTGAGTGTTGGCGGTACCTTCTGA
- a CDS encoding TIGR02265 family protein: MDSPQWLQARLAMCRPEDTVLDLFVQSLRQSIIELTGKRLGADTPPPRSISSRSTQAFRPASEYLQLLHEGATALADTGMSYGDAVGHLSAHAANRIFTAPVGEMVLSVAGKDPNEGLSVTQGMAGATSTFGEREYERVSDRSARLIFRNEYFGPAWSRGMTLSGLLKANPELTVKVELESGEPPYQSFTLLVSW; this comes from the coding sequence ATGGACTCTCCTCAGTGGCTTCAGGCCCGCCTGGCGATGTGCAGACCCGAGGACACCGTGCTGGACCTCTTCGTCCAGAGTCTCCGGCAGAGCATCATCGAGCTGACGGGAAAGCGCCTGGGCGCGGATACGCCACCGCCCCGGAGCATCTCCTCCCGCTCCACCCAGGCCTTCCGTCCGGCGAGCGAGTACCTCCAGCTCCTGCACGAAGGCGCTACCGCGCTGGCCGACACGGGCATGAGCTACGGCGACGCGGTGGGGCACCTGTCGGCCCACGCGGCCAACCGCATCTTCACCGCGCCCGTGGGGGAGATGGTCCTCTCCGTCGCGGGGAAGGACCCGAACGAGGGCCTGTCCGTCACGCAGGGCATGGCCGGCGCCACGTCCACCTTCGGCGAGCGGGAGTACGAGCGCGTCTCGGACCGCTCCGCGCGGCTCATCTTCCGGAACGAGTACTTCGGCCCCGCGTGGAGCCGCGGCATGACGCTCAGCGGCCTGCTCAAAGCCAACCCCGAGCTCACCGTCAAGGTGGAGCTGGAGTCAGGCGAGCCGCCCTACCAGTCCTTCACGCTGCTCGTCAGCTGGTAG
- the pdxR gene encoding MocR-like pyridoxine biosynthesis transcription factor PdxR codes for MDLHVNLQSRRDIAGQIYRALRAAILDGRLRRGERVPPTRELAKRLSVSRNTVSVAYEWLAAEGLLTGRTRTGSFVQGEAPKGRARAGATSTVRLRARAIWSTLPDAGAPDVPATHDFRVGIPDSRLFPYETWRRLLARQLRATMLSSGYAEAAGHPGLRESVARHVGVSRGVRADAGDVIVTHGAQQALDLIGRVLLEPGDGVAVEEPGYPPARMLFQSLGARVVPVPVDEEGLDVRALPDDARLVYVTPSHQFPLGMPMSPARRAALLDWAKQRDAVVIEDDYDSEFRFGGRPLETLFSLDRSGRVIYVGSFSKVMLPALRLGFLIAPPSIQRELRLAKRVSDWHSQWPAQAALARFIDEGLLARHIRKMRREYQGRHERILERLERDFGEWLQPLPSVAGLHLSATLRRGGLKLERETLERAKVAGVSLMNLSNYCMSRPAQPGFVLGYGAVATARIDEGLRRLRMCIDSAER; via the coding sequence ATGGACCTGCACGTCAATCTCCAGAGCCGGCGTGACATCGCCGGGCAGATTTACCGGGCGCTGCGCGCGGCCATCCTCGACGGGCGGCTGCGGCGCGGAGAGCGGGTGCCACCCACGCGCGAGCTGGCGAAGCGCCTCTCCGTGTCGCGCAACACGGTGAGCGTGGCGTACGAGTGGCTCGCCGCGGAGGGACTGCTCACGGGCCGCACCCGGACGGGCAGCTTCGTGCAGGGAGAGGCGCCGAAAGGCCGTGCCCGCGCGGGAGCGACTTCGACGGTGCGGCTGCGCGCGCGGGCCATCTGGAGTACCCTGCCTGACGCGGGCGCGCCCGACGTGCCGGCGACGCATGACTTTCGCGTTGGGATTCCGGACTCGCGGCTGTTCCCGTACGAGACGTGGCGCCGGCTGCTGGCGCGGCAGCTCCGGGCGACGATGCTGTCCTCGGGCTACGCGGAGGCCGCGGGCCACCCCGGCCTGCGCGAGTCGGTGGCACGGCACGTGGGAGTGTCTCGAGGTGTGCGGGCGGACGCCGGGGACGTCATCGTCACACACGGGGCGCAACAGGCGCTGGACCTCATCGGGCGTGTGTTGCTGGAGCCCGGAGACGGCGTCGCGGTGGAGGAGCCGGGCTATCCGCCCGCGCGGATGCTGTTCCAGTCACTGGGCGCGCGCGTGGTGCCCGTGCCCGTGGATGAAGAAGGACTCGACGTGCGCGCGCTGCCGGACGACGCGCGCCTCGTGTACGTGACGCCGTCGCACCAGTTTCCACTCGGCATGCCCATGTCACCCGCGCGGAGGGCGGCGCTGCTCGACTGGGCGAAGCAGCGGGACGCGGTGGTCATCGAGGACGACTACGACAGCGAGTTCCGCTTCGGCGGGCGGCCCCTGGAGACGCTGTTCAGCCTGGACCGTTCGGGGCGTGTCATCTACGTGGGCTCGTTCTCGAAGGTGATGCTGCCCGCGCTGCGGCTGGGGTTCTTGATTGCGCCGCCATCCATCCAGCGCGAACTGCGGCTGGCGAAGCGGGTGTCGGACTGGCACAGCCAGTGGCCCGCGCAGGCCGCGCTGGCGCGCTTCATCGATGAGGGCCTGCTCGCGCGGCACATCCGCAAGATGCGGCGCGAGTACCAGGGCCGGCACGAGCGCATCCTGGAGCGGCTGGAGCGCGACTTCGGAGAGTGGCTCCAGCCACTGCCCTCGGTGGCGGGGCTGCACCTGAGCGCGACGCTTCGGCGGGGTGGATTGAAGCTGGAGCGGGAGACGTTGGAGCGCGCGAAGGTGGCGGGCGTGTCGCTGATGAACCTGTCGAACTACTGCATGAGCAGACCCGCGCAGCCGGGCTTCGTGCTCGGCTATGGCGCGGTGGCGACGGCACGAATCGATGAGGGACTGAGGCGGCTGCGCATGTGCATCGACTCCGCGGAACGGTGA
- a CDS encoding MauE/DoxX family redox-associated membrane protein — protein sequence MSRAWTLERFGRVYARLALGAAFLSAVASRFGVWKGDIGLGRFEGFIRYTGEVNAFMPASTIPFLAWAATIAETTLGVLLVLGLWRRQVALGAAVLLALFGTAMALSLGPKEPLDYSVFSASAGALLLALYRDGHT from the coding sequence GTGAGCCGCGCCTGGACGCTGGAGCGCTTCGGGCGCGTGTACGCGCGCCTCGCGCTCGGCGCCGCGTTCCTGTCCGCCGTGGCCAGCCGCTTCGGCGTCTGGAAGGGCGACATCGGCCTCGGCCGCTTCGAGGGCTTCATCCGCTACACGGGCGAGGTGAACGCCTTCATGCCCGCGTCCACCATCCCCTTTCTCGCGTGGGCGGCCACCATCGCGGAGACCACGCTCGGCGTCCTGCTGGTGCTCGGGCTGTGGCGGCGGCAGGTGGCCCTCGGCGCAGCCGTGCTGCTGGCGCTGTTCGGCACCGCCATGGCGCTGTCACTCGGGCCCAAGGAGCCGCTGGACTACTCCGTGTTCTCCGCTTCGGCGGGCGCGTTGCTGCTGGCGCTGTACCGCGACGGCCACACCTGA
- a CDS encoding LON peptidase substrate-binding domain-containing protein produces MTAQERVERAASALKVFPLPSAVLFPHTVIPLHIFEPRYRALVKDALAGDRVMALAQLEPGWEGEYGGRPPMQPMMCAGIIIWDEQVEEGRYNILLQGVSRVRLASELTGDKLYREVAAQVLPDLPYQGPEEEQLRQAVFELAGRVPPSFAENLLPVAARAMGGTLADVVASAIIPEAERRQELLAELDVKRRLEAVMEDIGELIGRLQPVRPSGPLN; encoded by the coding sequence ATGACCGCACAAGAACGCGTCGAGCGCGCCGCCAGCGCGCTGAAGGTCTTCCCGTTGCCCTCGGCGGTACTCTTCCCGCACACCGTCATCCCCCTGCACATCTTCGAGCCCCGCTACCGCGCCCTGGTGAAGGACGCGCTGGCCGGAGACCGCGTCATGGCGCTGGCCCAGCTCGAGCCCGGCTGGGAGGGCGAGTACGGGGGACGCCCGCCGATGCAGCCCATGATGTGCGCGGGCATCATCATCTGGGACGAGCAGGTGGAGGAGGGCCGCTACAACATCCTCCTCCAGGGCGTCAGCCGCGTCCGCCTGGCCAGCGAGCTGACGGGCGATAAGCTCTACCGGGAAGTCGCGGCGCAGGTGCTGCCTGACTTGCCCTACCAGGGGCCCGAGGAAGAGCAGCTCCGCCAGGCCGTCTTCGAGCTGGCCGGCCGCGTGCCGCCGTCCTTCGCGGAGAACCTGCTGCCGGTGGCCGCGCGCGCCATGGGCGGCACGCTGGCGGACGTGGTGGCCTCCGCCATCATTCCGGAGGCCGAGCGGCGCCAGGAATTGCTGGCCGAGCTGGACGTGAAGCGGCGCCTGGAAGCGGTGATGGAGGACATCGGCGAGCTCATCGGCCGCCTCCAGCCCGTGCGGCCTTCCGGGCCGCTGAACTGA
- a CDS encoding hybrid sensor histidine kinase/response regulator: MPFSLSPLSALSSEAFSQEPLRARVLLVDDVPANLLALKAILEPLGQELVAVRSGEEALRELLRGDFACILMDVQMPGLDGLETAHLIRARERTRHLPILFITALSREAAYVTRGYAQGAVDYLLKPVDPDILRAKVQVFVDLYLRGEEVKRQALELAERRRAAEELQRAAELEQQLVGIVGHDIRTPLSVILTTAKAQLGTQSLPPAQRKAFERVERGGERIQQIVDLLLDFTRARLGGGIPVVPQAGDLNDLCIRVVDELNVTRPGRVIQCDFARDSLHGAWDLQRLAQVLANLLDNALKHSPEGTPVRLSTWEKGEGVFLEVRNEGAPIPPELLPHLFEPFRRGEGSEATARESLGLGLYIARNIVEAHRGTLSARSSEEEGTVFRVCLPRRLDTRQPSPCEEPPDALSMSA, encoded by the coding sequence GTGCCCTTCTCCCTGTCTCCGCTCTCCGCCCTCTCCTCCGAAGCCTTCTCCCAAGAGCCACTTCGTGCGCGCGTCCTCCTGGTGGATGACGTGCCGGCCAACCTGCTGGCCCTGAAGGCCATCCTGGAGCCGCTGGGCCAGGAGCTGGTGGCGGTCCGCTCGGGCGAGGAGGCACTGAGGGAGCTGCTGCGCGGCGACTTCGCGTGCATCCTGATGGACGTGCAGATGCCGGGGCTGGACGGCCTGGAGACGGCCCACCTCATCCGCGCCCGCGAGCGTACGCGGCACCTGCCCATCCTCTTCATCACCGCGCTCAGCCGCGAGGCGGCGTACGTCACGCGCGGCTACGCGCAGGGCGCGGTGGACTACCTCCTCAAGCCGGTGGACCCGGACATCCTGCGCGCCAAGGTGCAGGTGTTCGTGGACCTGTACCTGCGCGGCGAAGAGGTGAAGCGGCAGGCGCTGGAGCTGGCGGAGCGGCGGCGCGCGGCGGAGGAACTGCAGCGCGCGGCGGAGCTGGAGCAGCAATTGGTGGGCATCGTCGGCCACGACATCCGCACGCCCTTGTCCGTCATCCTCACCACGGCGAAGGCGCAGCTGGGCACGCAGTCGCTGCCGCCCGCGCAGCGCAAGGCCTTCGAGCGCGTGGAGCGCGGCGGTGAGCGCATCCAGCAAATCGTGGACCTGCTGCTCGACTTCACGCGCGCCCGGCTGGGCGGAGGCATCCCCGTCGTCCCGCAGGCAGGGGACTTGAACGACTTGTGCATCCGCGTGGTGGACGAGCTGAACGTGACGCGGCCGGGCCGGGTCATCCAGTGCGACTTCGCGCGGGACAGCCTGCATGGCGCGTGGGATTTGCAGCGGCTGGCGCAGGTGTTGGCCAACCTGCTGGACAACGCGCTGAAGCACAGCCCGGAAGGGACGCCGGTGCGCCTGTCCACGTGGGAGAAGGGCGAAGGCGTCTTCCTCGAGGTGCGCAACGAGGGCGCTCCCATTCCGCCGGAGCTGCTGCCGCACCTGTTCGAGCCGTTCCGCCGGGGCGAGGGCTCCGAGGCGACGGCGCGCGAGAGCCTGGGGCTGGGGCTCTACATCGCCCGCAACATTGTCGAGGCGCACCGGGGCACGCTCAGCGCGCGCTCCTCGGAAGAGGAGGGCACGGTGTTCCGCGTCTGCCTGCCGCGCCGGCTGGACACGCGGCAGCCCTCGCCGTGCGAGGAGCCGCCGGACGCGTTGTCGATGAGCGCCTGA
- a CDS encoding 2,4'-dihydroxyacetophenone dioxygenase family protein — protein MTPISLAASHPVDPERMPWIPMGRPGLSFKPLHFFKDDSGWMYLFRVEPGTVIPRHRHTGEVHGYNLSGHRKLLDTDEVIGPGTYVYEPPGNVDSWMSVGDEPTILLITVRGAVEYLGKDGEVTGRVTSNDRLQTYRRWCEEHGASFLATVE, from the coding sequence ATGACGCCCATCAGCCTCGCCGCCTCGCACCCCGTGGACCCGGAGCGCATGCCCTGGATTCCCATGGGGCGCCCGGGGCTCTCGTTCAAGCCGCTCCACTTCTTCAAGGACGACAGCGGCTGGATGTACCTCTTCCGGGTGGAGCCCGGCACCGTCATCCCCCGGCACCGCCACACCGGCGAGGTGCACGGCTACAACCTCTCCGGCCACCGCAAGCTCCTCGACACGGACGAAGTGATTGGCCCGGGCACCTACGTCTACGAGCCGCCCGGCAACGTCGACAGCTGGATGTCGGTGGGCGACGAGCCGACCATCCTCCTCATCACCGTGCGCGGCGCCGTCGAGTACCTCGGCAAGGACGGAGAGGTGACGGGCCGGGTGACGTCCAATGACCGCCTCCAGACCTACCGCCGCTGGTGCGAGGAGCACGGCGCCAGCTTCCTCGCCACCGTCGAGTGA
- a CDS encoding FKBP-type peptidyl-prolyl cis-trans isomerase, giving the protein MSLKVEDVKVGTGAEATAGKSVTVHYVGTLTSGSKFDSSRDRGEGFTFRLGAGQVIQGWDKGVAGMKVGGVRKLTIPPEMGYGSRGFPPVIPPNSTLLFEVELLEVR; this is encoded by the coding sequence ATGAGCCTGAAGGTGGAAGACGTGAAGGTGGGCACCGGCGCGGAGGCGACGGCCGGCAAGTCGGTCACGGTGCACTACGTGGGGACGCTGACCAGCGGCTCCAAGTTCGACAGCAGCCGGGACCGGGGCGAGGGCTTCACCTTCCGGCTCGGCGCGGGTCAGGTCATCCAGGGCTGGGACAAGGGCGTCGCCGGCATGAAGGTGGGCGGTGTGCGCAAGCTCACCATTCCCCCGGAGATGGGCTACGGCTCGCGCGGCTTCCCTCCCGTCATCCCCCCCAACTCCACCCTCCTGTTCGAGGTGGAGCTGTTGGAAGTCCGCTAA
- the nadE gene encoding NAD(+) synthase: MRLVKLGLASVNTTVGAFSRNTDKALDLARKMAADGVTLGVFQEQLIAGYPAEDMVQWQGFVDRQWPELERFARETASLSTVFIVGVGIAFQGLRLNCAAVVAGGRVLGLVPKEKLPTYSVFYEARTFGRGQPGMAEVHRGVPLGDYLFQFDFGVVAPEVCEDIWSADGPMRRRAYSGAELVVNLSASPFRLGFVDTRRELIATRAADHQCTIAYCNAVGSNDGLIFDGGGFINQNGRHVWETPRFQEGWSAAVVDLDRTLRLRGEATTWRVDREAWVANGGQHVPVLDCTSAVRTRREGLTFPVPPHRSFFLPGPDQRRPARVALCEDLLDALALGVGDYFEKTRAFKVLGIALSGGRDSLLTLLIAHRYAKKARPEDPGSLLRAFYMPSRYSSDATSDAAETIARELGVPFQIVSIDEAFERERAVAQKMLGDKPVTPITEQNIQARLRAQRMWNWSNSCGGLFLQTGNMSEKSVGYTTIGGDLMGALAVIANVPKTVVMYLLDYLQETTGYEGIRKVLAKPAGPELAHNQVGEEELMPFPILDACFYLHAGEKLTPAEMLQALTPMFPEVEQARLKSYVEKFVRLFQQSIYKWVQSPLSLHIGNLDLDRERALQLPVVTATEWMRDG, encoded by the coding sequence ATGCGGCTCGTGAAACTCGGGCTTGCCAGCGTCAACACCACCGTGGGCGCCTTCAGCCGGAACACGGACAAGGCCCTGGACCTGGCGAGGAAGATGGCGGCGGACGGCGTGACGCTCGGAGTCTTCCAGGAGCAGCTCATCGCCGGTTACCCCGCTGAAGACATGGTGCAGTGGCAGGGCTTCGTGGACCGGCAGTGGCCGGAGCTGGAGCGATTCGCCCGCGAGACGGCGTCCCTGTCCACCGTGTTCATCGTCGGCGTGGGCATTGCCTTCCAGGGGCTGCGCCTCAACTGCGCGGCGGTGGTGGCGGGCGGGCGCGTGCTGGGCCTCGTGCCCAAGGAGAAGCTGCCCACCTACAGCGTGTTCTACGAGGCTCGCACGTTCGGCCGCGGCCAGCCGGGCATGGCCGAGGTGCACCGCGGCGTGCCCCTGGGCGACTACCTCTTCCAGTTCGACTTCGGCGTGGTGGCCCCGGAGGTGTGCGAGGACATCTGGAGCGCGGACGGCCCCATGCGCCGGCGCGCCTATTCCGGCGCGGAGTTGGTGGTGAACCTGTCCGCCTCTCCCTTCCGTCTGGGGTTCGTGGACACGCGGCGCGAGCTCATCGCCACGCGCGCGGCGGACCACCAGTGCACCATCGCCTACTGCAACGCGGTGGGCAGCAACGACGGCCTCATCTTCGACGGCGGCGGCTTCATCAACCAGAACGGCCGCCACGTCTGGGAGACGCCGCGCTTCCAGGAGGGCTGGTCCGCGGCCGTGGTGGACCTGGACCGCACCCTGCGGCTGCGCGGCGAGGCCACCACGTGGCGCGTGGACCGTGAGGCGTGGGTGGCCAACGGCGGCCAGCACGTGCCCGTGCTGGACTGCACCAGCGCGGTGCGCACCCGTCGCGAGGGGCTCACCTTCCCGGTGCCCCCGCACCGCAGCTTCTTCCTCCCCGGCCCGGACCAGCGCCGTCCCGCACGCGTGGCCCTCTGCGAGGACCTGCTCGACGCGCTCGCCCTGGGCGTGGGCGACTACTTCGAGAAGACGCGCGCCTTCAAGGTGCTGGGCATCGCCCTGTCCGGCGGGCGTGACTCGCTGCTGACGCTGCTCATCGCCCACCGCTACGCCAAGAAGGCCCGGCCCGAGGACCCGGGCTCGCTCCTGCGCGCCTTCTACATGCCCAGCCGCTATTCCAGCGACGCCACCAGCGACGCGGCCGAGACGATTGCCCGCGAGCTGGGCGTGCCCTTCCAAATCGTCTCCATCGACGAGGCCTTCGAGCGCGAGCGCGCCGTCGCGCAGAAGATGCTCGGCGACAAGCCCGTCACGCCGATTACGGAGCAGAACATCCAGGCCCGCCTGCGCGCCCAGCGCATGTGGAACTGGAGCAACTCGTGCGGCGGCCTGTTCCTCCAGACAGGCAACATGAGCGAGAAGTCGGTGGGCTACACCACCATCGGCGGCGACCTCATGGGCGCGCTGGCCGTCATCGCCAACGTCCCGAAGACGGTGGTGATGTACCTGCTCGACTACCTGCAGGAGACGACGGGCTACGAGGGCATCCGCAAGGTGCTCGCCAAGCCGGCCGGCCCTGAATTGGCACACAACCAGGTGGGTGAGGAGGAGCTGATGCCCTTCCCCATCCTCGATGCCTGCTTCTACCTGCACGCGGGCGAGAAGCTCACCCCCGCGGAGATGCTCCAGGCGCTCACCCCCATGTTCCCGGAGGTGGAGCAGGCGCGGCTCAAAAGCTACGTGGAGAAGTTCGTCCGCCTGTTCCAGCAGTCCATCTACAAATGGGTTCAGTCTCCGCTGTCGCTGCACATCGGCAACCTGGACCTGGACCGTGAGCGCGCGCTGCAGCTCCCCGTCGTCACGGCGACGGAGTGGATGCGCGACGGGTAG
- a CDS encoding alpha/beta hydrolase family protein has product MESWSPLRSHVVDVLFAGVARRARLFTDGWGDEALLEKVTEGTSFFPVPARVSPTWGEPRAHKGVWLRDGTFTSPLPHLTPPVQTAHVRWLSEGSTRGRSACVVLAASREEGFALRERLYTPLVHEGIDLFLLENPYYGVRRPLGQKGGALRTVSDHVLMNLGMVEEARSLLTWLSDEGYERLGIAGYSMGGYMAALTAALFPEPLAVAALAAGASPVPVFTRGLLSWSIAFAELDGARRDAEQARQRLGHIFDLANLTKFPPPPQPGAAILLACRKDGFVPADETRALHAHWKESELRWVNAGHVSAILTERNALCAAVRDSLARVLQTQRG; this is encoded by the coding sequence ATGGAGTCCTGGTCCCCACTCCGCTCGCACGTCGTGGATGTCCTCTTCGCGGGGGTGGCCCGCCGCGCCCGCCTCTTCACCGACGGCTGGGGCGACGAGGCCCTGCTGGAGAAGGTGACGGAGGGGACGTCCTTCTTCCCGGTGCCGGCCCGCGTCTCACCGACGTGGGGCGAGCCCCGCGCCCACAAGGGCGTGTGGCTTCGCGACGGCACCTTCACCTCGCCGCTGCCGCACCTGACTCCGCCCGTCCAGACGGCACATGTCCGCTGGCTGAGTGAGGGAAGCACGCGCGGCCGCTCGGCGTGCGTGGTGCTCGCAGCCTCGCGCGAGGAGGGCTTCGCGCTGCGCGAGCGCCTCTACACGCCGCTCGTCCACGAGGGCATCGACCTCTTCCTGCTGGAGAATCCGTACTACGGCGTGCGCCGGCCGCTCGGACAGAAGGGCGGCGCGCTGCGCACCGTGAGCGACCACGTGCTGATGAACCTCGGCATGGTGGAGGAGGCACGGTCGCTGCTCACGTGGCTGAGCGATGAAGGCTATGAGCGCCTGGGCATCGCCGGCTACAGCATGGGCGGGTACATGGCGGCCCTCACGGCCGCGCTCTTCCCCGAGCCACTCGCGGTGGCGGCCCTCGCCGCGGGCGCGTCCCCCGTGCCCGTCTTCACCCGGGGACTCCTGTCGTGGTCCATCGCCTTCGCGGAGCTCGACGGCGCCCGGCGCGACGCGGAGCAGGCCCGCCAGCGGCTGGGCCACATCTTCGACCTCGCCAACCTGACGAAGTTCCCGCCTCCGCCCCAACCCGGCGCGGCCATCCTCCTCGCGTGCAGGAAGGACGGCTTCGTCCCGGCGGACGAGACGCGCGCCCTGCACGCGCACTGGAAGGAGAGCGAGCTGCGCTGGGTGAATGCCGGCCACGTCTCCGCCATCCTCACCGAGCGCAACGCGCTGTGCGCCGCGGTTCGCGACTCACTTGCACGCGTGCTACAGACGCAACGTGGCTGA